One window from the genome of Euwallacea similis isolate ESF13 chromosome 36, ESF131.1, whole genome shotgun sequence encodes:
- the LOC136418613 gene encoding superoxide dismutase [Cu-Zn]-like codes for MFLAHNYTYMIMFPTFLCIIAFLSSSIRAEELQESSDDNMVFGELGHGKPLTIKSYPAIENYQSDVYEVYQVPFSFELRHLAAVAVLTNEEEDDIKGEIVFLQKHHPSGPVFIRGNITGLSSGKHGLHIHQSGDLREGCSKLGGHFNPYLLHHGGPKSPIRHVGDLGNIEAKEGIAEIVAIDPLMSLAGGSRGVVGRALVLTEGEDDLGKGENANSLVDGNAGKPIACGIIAYIT; via the exons ATGTTCCTGGCTCATAATTATACGTACATGATCATGTTCCCTACGTTCTTGTGCATAATTGCGTTTCTCAGTAGTTCGATTCGAGCGGAAGAGCTGCAAGAATCTTCCGACGACAATATGGTATTCGGGGAACTGGGGCATGGCAAACCTTTGACCATTAAATCATACCCAGCTATTGAGAACTATCAGAGTGATGTGTATGAAGTGTACCAAGTACCATTCAGTTTT gaGTTGAGACACCTTGCTGCTGTGGCAGTGCTCACAAATGAAGAAGAGGACGATATTAAAGGcgaaattgtgtttctacaAAAACATCATCCATCGGGACCGGTGTTCATTAGAGGAAACATTACAg GTCTTTCCTCTGGCAAACACGGACTTCACATACATCAATCAGGAGATTTGAGGGAGGGTTGCTCAAAACTTGGAGGACACTTCAACCCATATTTA CTTCACCATGGCGGACCAAAATCTCCCATACGCCACGTAGGAGACTTAGGGAACATAGAAGCTAAAGAAGGAATAGCAGAAATAGTGGCGATAGATCCTTTAATGTCGCTAGCTGGTGGCTCCAGAGGAGTGGTAGGACGAGCTTTAGTGCTCACTGAGGGCGAAGATGATTTAGGGAAGGGGGAAAACGCCAATAGTTTAGTTGATGGGAATGCAGGAAAACCTATTGCATGTGGAATTATCGCTTATATAACTTAG